A DNA window from Akkermansiaceae bacterium contains the following coding sequences:
- a CDS encoding AMP-binding protein: MLRRFLRERVVPFTAHYGKMFRELGLDAADIRGTADLVKLPFTSKKDLGTPKDFVIIPDEKVLKHQWSTLKLAVTHGPNGAKEYLERELRPIFLTSTTGRSAAPVPFLYSQHDIERLTEGGVRLMTLCRSERSWRHINAFPFAPHLAFWQAHYAGTGFGTFMVSSGGGKTMGTEGNVKLIDKIDPDAIIAMPTFLYHLLQEGAANGSRWKNLKRLVLGGEKVPAGMRRKLKALCAEMGSPEVAIMSTYGFTEAKIAWTECMPPEGGAPSGFHTYPDMAFVEVIDPDTGERVPDGQPGEIVVTPLDARGTVVLRYRTGDLIEHGITYEPCPYCGRTCPRLLGKISRVSDIRELDIGKLKGTLVDFNRLENLLDDMDGLGAWQIELRKRNDDPLESDQVIVHAVAMGGSGDSLKEEIGKRFRDATEFTPNEIVIHGWEEMRKLQGVGKELKEKKVVDHRPADN; encoded by the coding sequence ATGCTGCGCCGCTTCCTCAGGGAGCGTGTCGTCCCGTTCACCGCACACTACGGAAAGATGTTCCGTGAGCTGGGGCTGGATGCCGCTGACATACGCGGCACCGCGGATCTGGTGAAGCTGCCTTTCACCTCCAAGAAGGATCTCGGGACACCGAAGGACTTTGTCATCATCCCCGATGAGAAGGTGCTGAAGCACCAGTGGAGCACACTGAAACTCGCGGTCACCCACGGCCCGAACGGTGCGAAGGAGTATCTGGAAAGGGAACTCCGCCCCATTTTCCTCACCAGCACCACCGGTCGCTCCGCCGCGCCGGTACCGTTTCTTTATTCCCAACATGACATCGAGCGGCTCACGGAAGGCGGCGTCCGTCTGATGACGCTCTGCCGGTCGGAGCGGTCGTGGCGGCACATCAACGCATTCCCGTTCGCGCCCCACCTTGCGTTCTGGCAGGCCCACTATGCCGGCACGGGTTTCGGGACCTTCATGGTTTCGAGCGGCGGCGGAAAGACGATGGGCACGGAGGGGAATGTGAAGCTCATCGATAAGATCGATCCGGACGCGATCATCGCCATGCCCACCTTCCTCTATCACCTCCTCCAGGAAGGTGCGGCGAATGGGTCACGGTGGAAGAACCTCAAGCGCCTGGTGCTGGGCGGTGAAAAGGTGCCCGCCGGCATGCGCCGGAAACTTAAGGCCCTCTGCGCGGAGATGGGTTCTCCGGAGGTGGCCATCATGTCCACCTATGGCTTCACCGAAGCGAAGATCGCCTGGACGGAGTGCATGCCGCCGGAAGGGGGCGCCCCCAGCGGTTTCCACACCTATCCGGACATGGCCTTTGTCGAGGTGATCGACCCGGACACCGGCGAACGCGTGCCGGACGGCCAGCCCGGGGAGATCGTGGTCACGCCGCTGGATGCGCGCGGCACGGTGGTGCTCCGCTACCGCACCGGCGACCTGATAGAGCATGGCATCACCTATGAGCCATGTCCCTACTGCGGGCGCACCTGCCCGAGGTTGCTCGGAAAGATTTCGCGCGTCTCCGACATCCGCGAACTGGACATCGGCAAGCTCAAGGGAACGCTCGTGGATTTCAACCGCCTGGAAAACCTGCTGGATGACATGGATGGGCTGGGTGCATGGCAGATCGAACTGAGGAAGCGCAACGACGACCCGTTGGAAAGTGATCAGGTCATCGTCCACGCCGTGGCCATGGGTGGCTCCGGGGATTCGCTGAAGGAGGAAATCGGGAAACGGTTCCGGGATGCGACCGAGTTCACCCCAAACGAAATCGTGATCCACGGCTGGGAGGAAATGCGGAAGCTTCAGGGCGTCGGGAAGGAACTGAAGGAAAAGAAAGTGGTCGATCACCGGCCCGCGGACAACTGA
- a CDS encoding thiolase family protein, with the protein MKDLFIIAGIRTPFIRMGTDFDGLTAADLGRDACSALLARTGIDPGRLSEVIFGCVAQPYDSANVARIIALRAGVPQHVPAATVHRNCASGMEAITTAHQRMAAGMGDLFLVGGAESMSQVPLFYPHRTAGKFGALAKAKGVGGKLGAITAFRPADFKPRIGLQLGLTDPFSGMIMGDTAEILAREHGISREMQDEFAVASHLKAAAAREWLDGEIAPVFVDGKAVTRDNGIRDDSSVGKLAKLKPIFDRQTGTVTAGNSSQITDGAVALLVGDEAAVRHTGIEPLGRLVSYAYAGCDPARMGLGPVSAIALAKQRSGLSPADADVIEINEAFAAQVLAVLDQLKNYGERDEIDVARINRRGGSIALGHPVGATGARLVLTALHQLKATGGRRALATLCVGGGQGAALWLERT; encoded by the coding sequence ATGAAGGACCTCTTCATCATCGCCGGCATCCGCACCCCGTTCATCCGGATGGGGACGGACTTCGACGGCCTGACGGCGGCGGATCTGGGGCGGGATGCCTGTTCCGCGTTGTTGGCCCGCACCGGCATTGATCCCGGCCGTCTGTCGGAGGTGATTTTCGGCTGCGTCGCGCAGCCCTATGACTCGGCGAATGTCGCCCGCATCATCGCGCTGAGGGCCGGGGTGCCACAGCATGTGCCTGCCGCCACCGTCCACCGCAACTGCGCCTCCGGCATGGAGGCGATCACCACCGCCCACCAGCGGATGGCTGCCGGGATGGGGGATCTGTTCCTTGTCGGCGGCGCGGAGAGCATGTCCCAGGTACCGCTGTTCTATCCACACCGCACCGCCGGGAAATTCGGCGCGCTGGCGAAGGCGAAGGGCGTCGGTGGCAAGCTGGGGGCTATCACCGCATTCCGGCCCGCCGACTTCAAGCCGCGCATCGGCCTGCAACTCGGCCTGACGGATCCCTTCAGCGGGATGATCATGGGGGACACCGCCGAGATTCTTGCCCGTGAACATGGCATTTCCCGGGAGATGCAGGATGAGTTCGCGGTCGCATCCCACCTGAAGGCCGCCGCCGCGAGGGAGTGGTTGGATGGGGAAATCGCGCCGGTTTTCGTCGATGGGAAAGCGGTCACCCGCGACAACGGCATCCGTGACGATTCTTCCGTTGGAAAACTGGCGAAACTGAAGCCCATTTTCGACCGCCAGACAGGGACGGTTACCGCAGGGAACAGTTCACAGATCACCGATGGGGCGGTGGCCCTGCTGGTGGGGGATGAGGCAGCCGTGCGGCATACCGGCATCGAGCCACTGGGCCGGCTCGTCTCTTATGCCTACGCGGGTTGCGACCCTGCGCGGATGGGGCTTGGTCCGGTGTCCGCGATTGCCTTGGCAAAGCAGCGGAGCGGCCTTTCTCCGGCGGATGCGGATGTCATCGAGATCAACGAAGCGTTTGCCGCACAGGTGCTGGCGGTGCTGGACCAACTTAAGAACTACGGGGAGCGGGATGAGATCGATGTTGCCCGCATCAACCGCCGCGGAGGCTCCATTGCCCTCGGCCACCCGGTCGGTGCCACCGGCGCGCGGTTGGTGCTCACCGCGCTCCATCAACTCAAAGCCACCGGCGGACGCCGTGCGCTCGCCACTCTCTGTGTGGGCGGGGGGCAAGGTGCCGCACTCTGGTTGGAAAGAACCTGA